The DNA segment AGCGCTACGGCGCGCAGCACCCAGGTGGTGATGCTGTCAGGAACCGTGGCATTGACAGAAGCCTTGCCTTTGGAATCGGTGGTGACGTCCTGCCACAGCCAGGTCTCCGGGAAGAACTGCCGAACGCGCTGGACTTCGGCCAAGCTTTCACTCGCAGTTTCGGTGGGAGATGGAGCAGCCGATGGTACAACCATCTCTTCGGCATTAGCAAACCCTTGTCCTTTGATCATGACCCCGCCATCTGCCCAGGCTCGCACGGGGCTTTGGTATTCCTTTCCTTCCGGAACCTTCTGATTGCTGAGCACTATCACTCCGGCATCGCTGAATGTCTCGCTGGCACCTCGAGTGGCGATATCGGAATAGATATTGACTTCGTGCAGCTCCACCTGCGGCTGCATATAGAGCCTTTCCAGTTCATCGAAGACTTGCTGCAGGTTAAGCCGATTCTCCGCCAGAATGAACACCGACTTATCCACCGCCACGATGCCCACCTTGGATTGGCCATCACTCTGGACATCGATGGTGATTTCATCGCCGGGCTTGGCCTCATCTGTGGAGAAATCAACCGTTACCGCATTGGGGTAACGGGCATCGATGCTGAAGGGAAGATAGTCAGCAGCCACCTCGCTGTTGGGCAGGATTTGGTAGACCAGCAGCCTGGCCGATGGCGCCATCTGAGGGGTGGCCATAACAGAAATCTCGTTGTCTTGAGTGTAAGCGCTGAAAACCACCTTGTCGCGGGAGACGACCTCATAGTAGAAGTTGGTCGCTTCCCTGGTGGAATATACTTTAAACACCACATTCTGTCCTACCTGAGGGATGCCCTGGCTCACCTGCTCCAAATGGATGAAATTCCCCGTAGGAGAATAGCCTGCCTCAACGGTCCGGGTAGCTTGAGCGGGTTGCCGGGACGATATGGGTGTGAGCTCTAAGGCTTCTATCTGGAGGGCGGTGGCTTTCTCGGGCGGAGTGAAGGAAAGGATGGCTTTTCCGCCTTGTGTTTTCACCGGAGTGGTGTCTTTTTTGAACTGATCGAAGTCTTTATCGACATAAGTTACCGTCACCTGAACGAGCGCATCGGTCAGCTGGTTATCCGGCGTCTCGGTGACGATAAGGAAATTGAAGGGCAATGTGGGCTTGAACACTATGCTTTCCGGGATGATCTGAACGGTGAGAGGCGACTGGGCGATGGTGAACATCCGAGTCGTCTTCTCCTGATAGCCGGTGGATTGCTCCCTGACGGTGACATCGAGGGTCACATTTCCCATGCCGCGGGCTTCCGGAACTCCGGCAACGTACTGGACGGCCGGGATTTCGAATTGCGTCTGGCCGTCGATCTCCTTGGTTACGGTGGCATACTCTTCCCACTTGCCGACGTATCGGGAAGCGACGATCTCCAGTTCTCCCTTGACCGGCTTGCCGAAGCTGTATTCGGCGGAGATGGTTCCCTTGATCGGCTCATCGATCAGATACCACTCTTTGGGGAGGTCCACTGTGACCTCATACTTCGGCAGCACGTATTCTTCCACCCGCACATCGAGCTGAGTTTTCGATTCGCCGACGGCGGCATTGATCTTCCACGTGCCCAGATTGGGTTCATCGGAGATAGGCAGATCGAGAGTGGCCATGCCGTAGTCGTCGGTTTTAACTTCCTTGCGGAATATCTTGATCCCCTTGGCATCCAGAACGTCCACGATGATGGTCTCGCTCAGGGGCCGGAGGTCTGAGTTGAGGGTGATCGCCCGGATGTGAAGGGTCTGGGCGGGTTTGTAGATGGGCTTGTCGGTTTCCAGGAAGACCAGCAGGCTCCTTTTTACCTGGATGCTGGCCTGCTCATCGAAGTCCGAACCTTTGACCCGAAGCTGGTAATCGCCTTCGAGAAGGCTTGAAGGGACATTGATCTCGATTTGGCCTTTGCCGATCACCTGCTCTTTGGCCGAGGCAACCGACTTGCCGTCGCTGAGGAGGTCGACGGATACGGTGTCGCGGGTGAGCTGGCCTTGTTCTCCCAGCAGGGTGAAGGTGACGGCGGCGTTCTCGCCGATGTGCAGCGTCTTGGGTGCTATAGCGATATAGCTGGCGACGGATACGCTGGCAACCTTGGGTTTTGCTGCTGATCCGCAACCCAGGACAGTTGGGGCCAGCAGTACCAGAATGAGTGTGGCAATGACGGCTAGGTTTCGTTTCATAGATGCCCTCCTTGGGTAGCGCTTGTATTTATAAGACGCTGCCGCAAAAGAAAATGCTCAGGAATGGGCCGCTGAAACTGGATTGAAGCGGGGGGAAGGCCTACCTCCCGTATTTGAATTTGGCATAGAGGAGGGTGATGA comes from the Dehalococcoidia bacterium genome and includes:
- a CDS encoding alpha-2-macroglobulin family protein; this encodes MKRNLAVIATLILVLLAPTVLGCGSAAKPKVASVSVASYIAIAPKTLHIGENAAVTFTLLGEQGQLTRDTVSVDLLSDGKSVASAKEQVIGKGQIEINVPSSLLEGDYQLRVKGSDFDEQASIQVKRSLLVFLETDKPIYKPAQTLHIRAITLNSDLRPLSETIIVDVLDAKGIKIFRKEVKTDDYGMATLDLPISDEPNLGTWKINAAVGESKTQLDVRVEEYVLPKYEVTVDLPKEWYLIDEPIKGTISAEYSFGKPVKGELEIVASRYVGKWEEYATVTKEIDGQTQFEIPAVQYVAGVPEARGMGNVTLDVTVREQSTGYQEKTTRMFTIAQSPLTVQIIPESIVFKPTLPFNFLIVTETPDNQLTDALVQVTVTYVDKDFDQFKKDTTPVKTQGGKAILSFTPPEKATALQIEALELTPISSRQPAQATRTVEAGYSPTGNFIHLEQVSQGIPQVGQNVVFKVYSTREATNFYYEVVSRDKVVFSAYTQDNEISVMATPQMAPSARLLVYQILPNSEVAADYLPFSIDARYPNAVTVDFSTDEAKPGDEITIDVQSDGQSKVGIVAVDKSVFILAENRLNLQQVFDELERLYMQPQVELHEVNIYSDIATRGASETFSDAGVIVLSNQKVPEGKEYQSPVRAWADGGVMIKGQGFANAEEMVVPSAAPSPTETASESLAEVQRVRQFFPETWLWQDVTTDSKGKASVNATVPDSITTWVLRAVALSKEKGLGIGEAQLKAFQPFFLSIDLPYSSIRGEEFPVKVAIYNYLNETQKVVVKIDQSDWFDLLDEASQSVEIAPNEVGGVEFMIRPRALGINQIKITAQSTQAADAAIKTVIVEPEGVAREEVQNITLSAGTSQTLDTSIPALVVEDSGRAYLAVTASFLTQTIDGLDQLLQMPYGCGEQNMIVFAPDVFITKYLQESGQIKPEIMAKAEKLMITGYQRELTYRHRDGSFSAFGEQDESGSLWLTAFVLKSFAQAKGLIYIDDAILSEAQQWITSHQKADGSFESVGFLHHQELLGGLQGKDALTAYVAIALMENSEKSASGKAVRYLEGRLDEMDDAYTLALTAYALELAGSGLKNTAHDKLMDMAQADENGLHWGNEVEIVPMEKQGVARPWMPPQNQSAVVETTAYATLALTKHGDAFNTSRAAKWLVSQRNAYGGYGSTQDTVVALQALTEQASGARADVDLRVIVTGAGPDKEIKITPENFDVLQIIDVPVDKEIQVLTAGKGEAIAQLVKRFNLPEVDQVTEPVMKVNVSYDATEVEVNDKVKVSATVEFNPPKEMGLEMEAGMVVVDISVPTGFAPVTDTVAAVVENNKKFKRYDVAGRKVIFYIENMKAGEKISFSFDVQAMYPVKAKGVASTAYSYYQPELKGESLSQAIVVN